Proteins co-encoded in one Meiothermus sp. genomic window:
- a CDS encoding glycoside hydrolase family 26 protein has protein sequence MRYAMPHKSFLLVVLMLGGCQDFTFPVPPVDPSPPLAKQIGIPPPGSYYHGVYPGQKNLEEYQVTPAALDAYTEAVGRKVAWVYFSNDWFASRAFPKATAEWIRAKGAVPYIRLMLRSSSETYVTEPLYSLEAILRGDFDADLRAWGQAAKAFGTPVLVEWGTEANGQWFSWNGKWNGGSVLGPKRFRDTYRHIVQTIRSSGADNLTWVWHVDAYDDPATEWNRLENYYPGDDVVDWIGVSVYGAQEPTENNPQTFADGMNAVMLRLAQLAPTKPVVVAEFGVTAGNPGVSAVKWAEAALAEILSNRWPQVRGFAWWNEAFDQTEMRVQAIPGLKEVFRQKLASPQIVDHPL, from the coding sequence ATGCGCTACGCTATGCCCCATAAAAGTTTCTTGCTGGTGGTGCTGATGCTGGGAGGGTGTCAAGATTTTACCTTCCCAGTACCACCGGTTGACCCCAGCCCACCATTGGCTAAACAGATAGGGATTCCTCCCCCAGGCTCGTATTACCATGGGGTCTACCCTGGGCAAAAAAATCTGGAAGAGTACCAGGTTACACCGGCTGCGCTGGATGCGTATACAGAAGCAGTTGGGCGCAAGGTGGCTTGGGTATACTTCTCCAACGATTGGTTTGCCAGCCGGGCCTTCCCCAAGGCAACTGCAGAATGGATACGCGCCAAAGGTGCAGTTCCGTATATCCGGCTAATGCTGCGCAGCAGTAGCGAGACATACGTGACCGAGCCGTTGTATAGCCTCGAGGCCATTCTGCGAGGCGATTTTGACGCTGATCTCAGAGCCTGGGGTCAGGCTGCCAAGGCTTTTGGTACACCGGTGCTGGTTGAATGGGGTACAGAGGCTAACGGCCAATGGTTCTCCTGGAATGGCAAGTGGAACGGAGGCTCAGTCCTGGGCCCCAAGCGCTTTCGCGACACTTACCGCCATATTGTTCAGACCATTCGATCGAGCGGGGCAGACAACCTGACCTGGGTTTGGCACGTCGATGCCTACGACGACCCCGCTACTGAGTGGAACCGCCTGGAAAATTACTACCCGGGTGACGACGTGGTGGACTGGATTGGTGTTTCTGTTTATGGGGCCCAGGAACCCACTGAGAACAATCCCCAGACCTTTGCCGATGGAATGAATGCAGTTATGCTCCGCCTGGCACAACTGGCCCCAACCAAGCCCGTGGTAGTGGCAGAATTTGGCGTTACCGCGGGCAATCCCGGAGTGAGTGCGGTGAAGTGGGCCGAGGCCGCTCTTGCCGAGATTCTATCTAACCGGTGGCCGCAAGTTCGCGGATTTGCATGGTGGAATGAGGCTTTTGACCAGACAGAGATGCGGGTTCAAGCCATACCGGGCCTCAAAGAAGTATTTCGCCAGAAACTGGCTTCACCGCAGATAGTGGATCATCCACTTTGA
- a CDS encoding polysaccharide deacetylase family protein yields the protein MNVTKWLEAVNNFSKILLLLVGVLIFAACGSSPNPGVQDNQGNGVNAQAVTAVLILYPDGPGTFAESDGVSLQGKSKIGSIQLKPGLAYDDSTKPKKGGKGKGDQAGAQALGEIQAQAFSYPDAAQIYAIMLTNLLGRYADVTVTRKPISAYTPGEANQYYRTFYIGSTYEDPIPPAFITDIMAGAKVTWLNYNIWRLDNTAIGASLSQLGLRYVALYPEYQPSEFATGFNKIDYRGYTFKKYIPGLLEVPIEMIEVAADAPSVVVHAWAKNSAGRQIPYALQSGNFWYIADNPFTYIHEQDRYLIFADLIAPMMGRDVTCTPRALARMEDLSPNDAGADLKRMLDIINKVGIPFLATAIPLYVDNNTVPVTQIQWTQNSGALTQLRRIPRIRGKIFQHGYTHQFENLKNPSGISGDDWEFWRVELDSNGNRITSTPIPGMTASSALQRILTGRSILVNLSTSTANLTPVGWTTPHYEADPSYYATFNQTYSRVMERRIYRVGSVIAGQFFPYPVRDVNGTLMLPENLGSVQPNYLLPMVEEAARANRVLRCPWAGHFFHAYTINPQYDGPNAYSAAQFEGFLRYVRNTLGYTYVDPTTVSTQ from the coding sequence ATGAACGTAACAAAGTGGCTCGAGGCGGTTAACAACTTCAGCAAGATTCTGCTCTTATTGGTTGGGGTACTAATTTTTGCAGCTTGTGGTAGCTCTCCAAACCCAGGCGTGCAAGACAATCAGGGCAACGGTGTCAATGCGCAAGCCGTTACCGCGGTACTGATTCTTTATCCTGATGGGCCGGGTACATTTGCTGAATCCGACGGGGTTTCTTTGCAAGGAAAATCCAAAATTGGTTCTATACAACTCAAACCGGGCCTAGCCTACGACGATTCGACAAAACCCAAAAAAGGAGGCAAAGGCAAGGGCGACCAGGCCGGGGCGCAAGCACTGGGCGAGATCCAGGCTCAAGCTTTCTCTTATCCCGATGCAGCTCAGATTTATGCCATCATGCTTACCAACTTGCTGGGTCGCTATGCCGATGTAACCGTAACCCGCAAGCCAATATCTGCCTATACGCCCGGGGAGGCCAACCAGTACTACCGTACCTTTTATATTGGCAGCACCTACGAAGATCCCATTCCCCCAGCTTTTATCACCGACATTATGGCTGGAGCCAAGGTGACTTGGCTCAACTACAACATCTGGCGTCTGGACAACACGGCCATCGGAGCCAGCCTGAGCCAACTGGGTCTGCGCTATGTGGCGCTGTACCCAGAGTACCAGCCATCCGAGTTTGCGACAGGCTTCAACAAAATCGACTACCGGGGCTATACCTTCAAGAAATACATACCAGGGTTGCTGGAAGTGCCGATCGAAATGATTGAAGTTGCTGCAGACGCCCCGAGCGTTGTGGTGCACGCCTGGGCTAAAAATAGTGCAGGACGGCAGATTCCTTATGCCCTACAAAGCGGCAACTTCTGGTATATAGCTGACAATCCCTTCACATATATTCACGAGCAGGATCGCTATCTGATTTTTGCAGACCTGATTGCGCCCATGATGGGTCGGGATGTGACCTGCACCCCCAGGGCGCTGGCCCGGATGGAGGACTTGAGCCCCAATGATGCAGGAGCAGACCTCAAGCGGATGCTGGACATCATCAATAAGGTGGGGATTCCGTTCCTTGCGACCGCAATACCGCTGTACGTGGACAACAATACCGTTCCGGTTACCCAGATTCAATGGACGCAAAACAGCGGAGCCCTCACCCAGCTTCGCCGCATCCCCAGAATCCGTGGCAAAATCTTCCAGCATGGTTACACCCACCAATTTGAAAACCTGAAAAATCCCTCGGGTATTTCGGGCGATGACTGGGAATTCTGGCGGGTCGAGCTGGATTCTAACGGTAACCGCATTACCAGCACACCAATCCCTGGGATGACAGCCAGCAGCGCGCTGCAACGCATTCTGACTGGGCGCTCAATCCTGGTAAACCTGAGCACGTCCACCGCCAACCTCACGCCTGTAGGCTGGACAACGCCCCACTACGAGGCCGATCCCAGCTACTATGCTACCTTCAACCAGACTTACAGCCGGGTTATGGAGCGACGCATTTACCGAGTAGGCTCGGTAATTGCAGGCCAGTTCTTCCCTTATCCAGTGCGGGATGTAAATGGTACCTTAATGTTGCCTGAAAACCTGGGCAGCGTGCAGCCTAATTATTTATTGCCTATGGTAGAAGAGGCGGCTCGAGCCAACCGAGTGCTGCGCTGTCCTTGGGCAGGCCACTTTTTCCACGCTTACACGATTAACCCCCAGTACGATGGCCCCAATGCTTACTCGGCAGCACAATTCGAGGGCTTTTTGCGCTATGTTCGCAATACCCTGGGCTATACTTACGTAGACCCCACTACGGTTTCAACCCAGTAG
- a CDS encoding glycosyl transferase family protein has product MSEFIGAMLVLVCFGYLVAIFDDLIFDLTYLFRRGRFRQTGLSKEELESDSPKRIAVMVAAWQEAGVVAEMVKATYRLMRYPEDRVEFFIGVYPNDEATLREVRELSKSNPRVHCVVNQRPGPTSKSQNLNEVFAFIQDLENIRNQVFDVIAIHDAEDVIHPYAFRFYSALLSRKDMVQLPVIAMFPKLPRWRWLNRIVAGTYADEFAESHLHHMLVRESFGLFVPSAGTGFALRREVVSFLAAEGPVFREGSLTEDYDMSLRLWQKGFRVHFHVQRLKRIDDRGRVCNEVVGIKEYFPSEIRTAVKQKARWIYGITMQSPKEIKPKRLSLKDRLVLWRDRKGKYTNLIHFVGYPLALYSVLAYFLGWPHADPRLMLVLSGGVMLITLERLLMRFAAIKSVYGVAEALQATLVLPLFPLRWFVGNIINALATARAWRMYFWPARGARKGTAPVWDKTERKSYVPTEVLESVRRRLGDVLLFYGDVSPQELALALRTKPSGVPLGEILLRNQTLDPDRLRLRITETQERLQNEPKVSALAVDYSD; this is encoded by the coding sequence ATGTCCGAATTTATTGGAGCAATGTTGGTGCTGGTCTGCTTTGGGTACCTCGTTGCCATCTTCGACGACTTGATTTTCGACTTGACCTATCTATTTCGAAGAGGCCGTTTTCGGCAGACTGGTCTCTCGAAGGAGGAACTCGAAAGCGACAGCCCCAAACGTATCGCAGTTATGGTGGCAGCCTGGCAGGAAGCTGGGGTCGTGGCCGAGATGGTTAAGGCCACGTATCGTTTAATGCGCTATCCGGAGGATCGGGTCGAGTTCTTTATTGGGGTATACCCCAACGATGAGGCCACATTGCGTGAAGTGCGCGAGCTGTCCAAGAGCAACCCTCGTGTACACTGCGTGGTTAATCAAAGACCGGGGCCAACAAGTAAGAGCCAGAACCTTAATGAAGTTTTTGCTTTTATTCAAGACCTCGAGAATATCCGGAATCAGGTGTTCGATGTTATCGCCATACATGACGCAGAGGATGTGATTCACCCTTATGCATTCCGCTTCTACAGTGCCTTACTCAGTCGCAAAGACATGGTGCAGTTGCCAGTGATTGCCATGTTTCCCAAGCTGCCTCGGTGGCGGTGGCTAAATCGCATCGTTGCTGGTACTTATGCCGACGAGTTTGCAGAGAGCCACCTTCATCACATGCTGGTACGCGAGTCGTTTGGCTTGTTTGTGCCCAGCGCTGGTACGGGCTTCGCTTTGCGGCGAGAAGTGGTGAGCTTTTTGGCAGCCGAAGGCCCGGTTTTTCGTGAGGGAAGCCTGACAGAGGACTACGACATGTCTTTGCGGCTGTGGCAAAAAGGCTTTCGGGTACACTTCCACGTGCAGCGTCTTAAGCGCATAGATGATCGGGGTCGGGTTTGCAACGAGGTGGTGGGAATTAAGGAGTACTTTCCTTCTGAAATACGGACTGCTGTAAAGCAAAAGGCTCGCTGGATTTACGGAATTACCATGCAGAGCCCCAAGGAGATCAAACCAAAAAGGCTCTCCTTAAAAGATCGATTGGTGCTCTGGCGCGACCGGAAAGGGAAATACACCAACCTGATTCATTTTGTGGGTTATCCGCTGGCCTTGTACTCCGTGCTGGCCTACTTTCTTGGCTGGCCTCATGCAGATCCCAGGTTAATGCTGGTGCTCAGTGGGGGTGTTATGCTGATCACCCTCGAGCGCCTCCTGATGCGCTTTGCTGCAATCAAGTCTGTATATGGGGTAGCCGAAGCGCTACAGGCAACTTTGGTGCTGCCATTGTTTCCCTTGAGGTGGTTTGTAGGAAACATCATTAATGCTTTGGCTACTGCGAGGGCCTGGCGCATGTACTTCTGGCCCGCTCGAGGAGCCCGCAAAGGTACGGCCCCGGTCTGGGATAAAACCGAGCGGAAGAGCTATGTGCCTACTGAGGTGCTCGAGTCCGTCCGCCGCCGCTTGGGGGATGTGCTGCTCTTTTACGGTGATGTCAGCCCCCAAGAGCTGGCTTTAGCCCTGCGCACAAAGCCTTCAGGGGTGCCATTGGGTGAAATTTTATTGCGCAACCAAACTCTTGATCCCGATCGCCTCAGGCTGCGCATTACCGAAACCCAAGAACGCCTACAGAACGAACCCAAAGTATCGGCCTTAGCTGTGGATTACAGCGATTAA
- the acpS gene encoding holo-ACP synthase, with the protein MSVVAIGTDIVELARLRRVWERHPRRFLERHFVPAEIEYCLAKSDPLPSLAVRFAAKEAFQKCWPDSFGWLEVWVEIEGRKPILNFGPKLQTQMEAGRLRAHLSLSHERHYALAIVLLERAVLLGEQ; encoded by the coding sequence ATGTCTGTTGTAGCCATTGGAACCGATATCGTAGAACTTGCACGCCTACGCCGGGTGTGGGAACGGCACCCTCGGCGTTTTTTGGAGCGCCACTTTGTGCCTGCCGAGATTGAGTACTGTCTGGCCAAGTCCGATCCGTTGCCTTCGCTGGCGGTACGCTTTGCGGCTAAGGAGGCTTTCCAGAAATGCTGGCCAGATAGTTTTGGCTGGCTCGAGGTCTGGGTGGAGATAGAGGGTCGCAAACCCATACTGAACTTTGGCCCAAAGCTCCAAACCCAGATGGAAGCAGGCCGATTAAGAGCCCACCTGTCGCTTTCTCACGAGAGACACTACGCCTTGGCCATAGTGCTTCTGGAGAGAGCTGTACTTCTCGGTGAGCAATAG
- the rsmF gene encoding 16S rRNA (cytosine(1407)-C(5))-methyltransferase RsmF: MLPKAFLNRMSDLLGEAFPHFLQALTTADRSYGLRVNTLKLSPEQFRQISPWELEPIPWSPEGFYYPSAARPGPHPYFYAGLYYIQEPSAQAVGVLADPQPGERVLDLAAAPGGKTTHLAARMKSQGLLVSNEIDGKRMRGLLENVERWGANLAVVSASIEKLARRWGAYFDRVVLDAPCSGEGMFRKDPEVVAHWGPSAPARAARVQKSLIAAAAELVRPGGVLVYSTCTFAPEENEQVIAEFLRNPGWEIIDAHISPLFAAGVPAWGDGNPALAQTARLWPHKLRGEGHFLARLRKTDGEEHHPTLEHIPPLSRETRALWQAWCEEHLQINLDGQILERAGHLYLLPPRLPSLEGIKAPAPGLYLGETRTGHRKDSGRFLPGKPLAHYLRPSQAQHVLPLQAEDPHTLAFAMGQPIPAEGTDGWKLVALETAVGSFSLGWGRLKGGILRPGKTGL; the protein is encoded by the coding sequence GTGTTGCCTAAAGCCTTCCTGAACCGAATGTCCGACCTGCTCGGCGAGGCCTTTCCCCATTTTTTGCAGGCTCTTACTACAGCCGACCGGAGCTATGGCCTGCGGGTGAACACCCTCAAGCTGAGCCCCGAGCAATTCCGGCAGATTAGCCCCTGGGAACTAGAGCCCATCCCCTGGTCGCCCGAGGGCTTCTACTACCCAAGCGCGGCCCGCCCCGGCCCACATCCCTACTTCTACGCTGGGCTCTACTACATCCAGGAACCCTCGGCCCAGGCGGTAGGGGTGCTGGCCGACCCCCAGCCGGGCGAGCGGGTGCTGGATCTGGCCGCTGCACCGGGCGGCAAAACCACCCACCTGGCCGCCCGAATGAAGAGCCAGGGCTTGCTGGTCTCCAACGAAATTGATGGAAAGCGGATGCGGGGACTCCTGGAGAATGTGGAGCGCTGGGGGGCCAATCTGGCGGTGGTATCGGCTTCCATCGAGAAACTGGCCCGTCGGTGGGGAGCTTACTTCGACCGGGTGGTGCTGGACGCACCCTGCTCGGGCGAGGGGATGTTTCGCAAAGATCCCGAGGTGGTAGCGCACTGGGGGCCAAGCGCACCGGCCCGTGCCGCTCGAGTGCAGAAGTCGCTTATTGCTGCTGCTGCCGAGCTGGTACGCCCTGGAGGGGTGTTGGTTTACTCGACCTGTACCTTTGCCCCAGAAGAAAACGAGCAAGTTATTGCGGAGTTCTTGCGCAATCCAGGCTGGGAGATTATAGATGCTCACATCTCCCCTCTTTTTGCCGCTGGGGTTCCGGCCTGGGGGGACGGCAACCCGGCCCTGGCCCAAACTGCCCGGCTATGGCCCCACAAACTGCGCGGGGAGGGGCATTTCCTGGCCAGGCTGCGCAAAACCGACGGGGAGGAGCATCATCCCACCCTCGAGCATATCCCTCCGCTATCCCGTGAGACTCGGGCGTTGTGGCAGGCCTGGTGCGAGGAGCACTTGCAGATAAATCTCGATGGGCAGATCCTTGAACGCGCCGGGCATCTCTATCTGCTACCCCCAAGGCTGCCCAGCCTCGAGGGCATCAAAGCGCCCGCACCCGGCCTCTACCTGGGCGAAACCAGAACTGGTCATCGCAAGGACTCCGGGCGCTTTCTGCCGGGTAAACCCCTGGCACACTACCTGCGACCTAGCCAGGCACAGCACGTCCTCCCCTTACAGGCCGAAGACCCCCATACCCTGGCCTTTGCCATGGGGCAGCCCATCCCCGCCGAGGGAACCGACGGCTGGAAGCTGGTTGCACTAGAAACCGCCGTTGGTTCGTTTAGCCTGGGTTGGGGCAGACTGAAGGGGGGCATTCTGCGGCCAGGGAAAACCGGGCTTTGA
- a CDS encoding transcriptional regulator → MPKKEKKRLQVVISDDQDALLTKLAYELSSPEQLVSKSEVVRLAIEKLADGMEEGQQKDELKALLKRLEAEEE, encoded by the coding sequence ATGCCCAAAAAGGAAAAGAAACGCCTTCAAGTTGTCATCAGTGACGACCAGGACGCCCTCCTGACCAAACTGGCTTACGAGCTTTCCAGCCCCGAGCAACTGGTTTCCAAGTCGGAGGTGGTGCGCCTGGCCATCGAGAAGCTGGCCGATGGGATGGAAGAAGGCCAGCAGAAGGACGAATTAAAGGCGCTTTTGAAGCGGCTCGAGGCCGAAGAAGAGTAA
- the murA gene encoding UDP-N-acetylglucosamine 1-carboxyvinyltransferase, translating into MNRTLIIRGGVPLSGELRIFPAKNSALKLMAASILTAEPVTLTEVPRLRDIDVLLELLGHLGTRHAWEGRTLHLHTPEIRSTQAPFELVSKMRASFNVLGALAARAGEGTVPLPGGCNFAERPVDQHIKALRSLGFEVTTEITEQGVAYTARRHKPAAGRVVYDLPTLGGTEQALMAAALGGEAVLVNTPQEPEIVDLCNFLTMMGAEIKGIGSSILHIKGKPSLRGGRYSVIPDRIEAGTYLFATAATKGSITLTNVEPFHMDAVLDKLIQSGHHITTGKDWIRLEATPNPQPFNLEAREYPGFVTDLQPPATAYLATVHGTSLVSDRVYPDRFTHASELARMGADVTLKDRTLVIQGRQLTGAAVEARDIRAGGGLIIAALAAEGESHISGMQYIERGYDDIENRLRSLGAQVGIQHPELALAAD; encoded by the coding sequence ATGAATAGAACCCTGATCATTCGCGGTGGTGTCCCACTGAGCGGTGAACTACGCATTTTTCCAGCCAAAAATTCGGCCCTCAAACTCATGGCTGCTAGCATTTTAACGGCGGAGCCCGTAACCCTCACAGAGGTTCCCCGCCTGCGCGATATCGATGTTTTGCTCGAGCTCCTGGGCCACCTGGGCACCCGCCACGCCTGGGAGGGCCGTACCCTGCACCTCCATACCCCCGAAATTCGCTCCACCCAGGCCCCTTTCGAGCTGGTTAGCAAAATGCGGGCCAGCTTCAACGTTTTGGGCGCTTTGGCTGCTCGAGCTGGCGAAGGTACTGTTCCCCTACCGGGAGGCTGCAATTTCGCCGAACGTCCGGTTGATCAGCACATCAAGGCCTTGCGCAGCCTGGGCTTCGAGGTCACCACCGAAATTACTGAGCAGGGGGTCGCCTATACCGCCCGCCGCCACAAGCCCGCCGCTGGCCGGGTGGTCTACGACCTCCCAACCCTGGGCGGCACCGAGCAAGCCCTGATGGCCGCAGCCCTGGGGGGCGAAGCCGTATTGGTAAACACCCCGCAGGAACCCGAGATTGTTGATTTGTGCAACTTCCTGACCATGATGGGGGCCGAGATTAAGGGCATTGGAAGCAGCATCCTGCACATCAAGGGCAAGCCCAGCCTGCGCGGCGGACGCTACAGCGTCATCCCCGACCGCATCGAGGCCGGCACCTACCTGTTTGCTACCGCCGCTACCAAAGGCTCCATTACCCTGACCAACGTGGAGCCGTTCCACATGGATGCCGTACTTGACAAGCTCATCCAGTCGGGCCACCACATTACCACCGGTAAAGACTGGATCCGCCTGGAAGCCACCCCCAACCCCCAGCCCTTCAACCTCGAGGCCCGCGAATACCCCGGCTTCGTCACCGACCTGCAGCCCCCGGCCACAGCCTACCTGGCCACCGTACACGGCACCTCGCTGGTCTCGGATCGGGTCTACCCCGATCGCTTTACCCACGCCAGCGAACTTGCCCGTATGGGGGCCGATGTCACCCTGAAAGATCGCACCCTGGTAATCCAGGGCCGCCAGTTAACCGGGGCTGCCGTCGAGGCCCGCGATATACGTGCCGGTGGAGGTTTGATTATCGCCGCTCTGGCCGCTGAGGGCGAGAGTCACATCAGCGGAATGCAGTACATCGAGCGCGGCTACGACGACATCGAGAATCGCCTACGAAGCCTGGGGGCCCAGGTCGGGATACAGCACCCTGAGCTGGCTCTGGCCGCCGACTAA
- a CDS encoding Xaa-Pro peptidase family protein, with amino-acid sequence MDFARLLDEYNLDALFVSNPHNVRYLSGFVEGKDARIVITRNGPTLITDGRYLVEAAQQRFPYRILLNRTETNKLLAEFFRGRVGIEAEHLSVAALEGFQQDFPNLEFVSTRGIFEKLRRKKSPEEIALIRRAAELADQGFRHILSFIKPGVREIEVALELEYFLRKNGSEGLAFSTTVASGERSAMPHGGASNRTIQAGELVTLDFGCVVGGYCSDMTRTVAVGQVSGELRSIYQAVLEAQTLALEAVAPGKTGRELDTLARDHLTRLGYGAHFTHGLGHGVGLFIHEAPSLSQASEDILEASNVVTIEPGVYIPNLGGCRIEDLVLVTEQGHEVLSHSPKHLIEL; translated from the coding sequence GTGGACTTTGCACGCTTGCTTGACGAGTACAACCTCGATGCGCTTTTTGTCTCCAATCCCCACAACGTTCGCTATCTATCCGGTTTCGTTGAGGGCAAAGACGCCCGAATTGTCATTACCAGGAACGGCCCTACGCTCATCACCGATGGTCGTTACCTGGTAGAAGCCGCCCAGCAGCGCTTCCCATATCGCATCCTGCTTAACCGCACCGAGACGAACAAGCTTTTGGCCGAGTTTTTTCGGGGCCGGGTGGGCATCGAAGCCGAGCACCTGAGCGTTGCCGCTCTTGAGGGCTTTCAACAGGACTTTCCGAATCTCGAGTTTGTCTCTACCAGGGGTATTTTCGAGAAGCTGCGCCGCAAGAAAAGCCCGGAGGAAATTGCACTCATCCGGCGAGCGGCCGAGTTAGCCGATCAGGGCTTTAGGCACATCCTGTCTTTCATAAAGCCGGGTGTGCGGGAGATCGAGGTGGCCCTCGAGCTGGAGTATTTCCTGCGGAAAAACGGCTCGGAGGGGCTGGCCTTTAGTACCACGGTGGCTTCAGGCGAACGCAGCGCCATGCCCCACGGGGGTGCCAGCAACCGCACGATACAAGCAGGAGAATTGGTCACGCTGGATTTTGGCTGTGTGGTGGGGGGCTACTGCTCTGATATGACCCGTACGGTGGCAGTGGGCCAGGTTTCAGGTGAGCTACGAAGCATCTATCAGGCCGTGCTGGAGGCCCAGACCCTGGCACTGGAAGCCGTTGCGCCTGGCAAAACCGGTCGCGAACTGGATACGCTGGCTCGAGACCACCTTACCCGCCTTGGCTACGGCGCGCACTTTACCCACGGGCTGGGGCATGGGGTGGGCTTGTTTATTCACGAAGCGCCCAGTCTGAGTCAGGCTTCTGAGGATATTCTCGAGGCCAGCAATGTGGTAACTATCGAGCCCGGTGTCTACATTCCAAACCTCGGCGGCTGCCGCATCGAAGACCTGGTTTTAGTAACCGAACAGGGGCATGAGGTACTGTCCCACAGCCCTAAGCATCTGATTGAGCTATGA
- a CDS encoding septal ring lytic transglycosylase RlpA family protein, translated as MKRWLSLLLFCSLAGAQGYVVQPGDTLERIARLFQVSVSDIMLLNGLMEDPLPAGLQIAIPPSDWDPMNLEVLPLAESAEEPPAWVFIRPPLAPPEPQKPPVQVYQQGLASWYGARFHGRRTANGERFNKHYLTAAHRSLPFNTRVRVTNLKNGKSVVVRINDRGPYIRGRIIDLSFAAAQMLGMHPHGVVMVKLELLK; from the coding sequence ATGAAGCGTTGGCTATCGCTGCTGCTTTTCTGTTCACTGGCCGGGGCCCAGGGCTACGTAGTGCAGCCGGGCGATACCCTCGAGCGCATCGCGCGGCTTTTTCAGGTTAGTGTCTCCGATATCATGCTGCTCAACGGCCTCATGGAAGACCCTTTGCCAGCAGGTCTACAGATAGCAATTCCCCCCTCAGACTGGGATCCCATGAACCTGGAGGTGCTACCCTTAGCTGAGTCTGCCGAAGAGCCTCCAGCCTGGGTCTTTATTCGGCCCCCCTTAGCCCCGCCGGAGCCACAAAAACCACCTGTGCAAGTGTATCAGCAGGGCCTGGCCTCCTGGTACGGGGCCCGGTTTCATGGGCGCCGCACGGCCAATGGTGAGCGCTTTAACAAGCATTATTTAACCGCTGCCCATCGTAGCCTGCCCTTTAACACCCGAGTGCGGGTAACCAATCTGAAAAACGGTAAGAGCGTGGTGGTTCGGATCAACGACCGAGGCCCGTATATTCGTGGCCGTATAATCGATTTGTCGTTTGCTGCTGCGCAAATGCTTGGAATGCACCCCCATGGGGTAGTGATGGTGAAATTGGAGCTGCTCAAGTGA
- a CDS encoding deoxyribonuclease IV — MKYGFHMSIAGKLGIAGAAEEAELLGLSAIQIFAKSPRSWKTRGLKAGEVEEFRARKENLGGLPTVIHASYLVNLAAEGELREKSIFSLADDLAKAQVLGIEYVVVHPGSGPAEKARTAALKALELAKLGKNGPRLLLENTAGGGEKLGANLHTLAELIEDTRLGVCFDTCHAFAAGYRLEQALDELEQTIGLDRVPVIHLNDSMGERGSQIDHHTNLMEGQIGAELKRFVLDTRVRNKIFIMETPRSTQDDAHNLRVLREWLNQPQGSTF; from the coding sequence GTGAAGTACGGCTTTCACATGTCCATTGCGGGCAAGCTCGGAATCGCCGGAGCCGCAGAGGAAGCCGAGCTACTCGGGTTGAGCGCCATCCAAATTTTCGCCAAAAGCCCGCGCAGTTGGAAAACCCGTGGCCTCAAAGCGGGAGAAGTGGAAGAGTTCAGGGCTCGGAAGGAAAACCTGGGGGGCCTGCCTACGGTGATTCATGCGTCGTACTTGGTTAACCTGGCCGCCGAAGGCGAGCTTAGAGAGAAAAGCATCTTTAGTCTGGCCGACGACTTAGCCAAGGCGCAGGTGCTGGGCATTGAGTACGTGGTGGTGCACCCAGGTTCAGGGCCTGCAGAAAAGGCCAGGACGGCTGCCCTCAAAGCCCTCGAGCTCGCCAAGCTGGGCAAAAATGGGCCCAGGTTGCTCTTGGAAAACACTGCAGGGGGTGGTGAAAAACTGGGGGCCAACCTCCATACTCTGGCCGAGCTGATCGAGGATACCCGGCTGGGGGTGTGTTTCGACACCTGCCATGCTTTTGCAGCGGGATACAGGCTCGAGCAGGCCCTGGACGAACTCGAGCAGACCATTGGCCTGGATCGGGTTCCGGTTATTCACCTCAACGACTCCATGGGTGAAAGGGGTTCGCAGATCGATCATCACACCAACCTGATGGAGGGTCAAATAGGTGCGGAACTTAAGCGCTTCGTCCTTGATACTCGTGTGCGCAATAAGATTTTTATCATGGAAACCCCCCGCAGCACCCAGGACGATGCCCACAACCTGCGGGTTTTGCGGGAATGGCTGAACCAGCCCCAGGGCAGCACCTTTTAG